A stretch of Episyrphus balteatus chromosome 2, idEpiBalt1.1, whole genome shotgun sequence DNA encodes these proteins:
- the LOC129909495 gene encoding uncharacterized protein LOC129909495, protein MSLGFEKLLKLSHGVPEFSGGNDPRIAQKLQIFWTCLRPIQNHIPKIDEKLFIEILTTRLREDALDLISTSKPSTFKEFEEILNRAYLPIEDYNDLVNNLITSRQSPFETLNTFVSRLRHSLIQCREAADIKYGDQSDVVKNQLEDFAKSALASGISNKQLGQYLFTLRNQSLEELIRTAFSMEKHMQRMETIPLLHTSCNHTQAAAPSCNDLNTLLQAKENIICSFCSIKGHTNSECLERQNTPICQLCKNYGHEAETCRKSFNNSNQNYNTSNQQNNYHNNQRTQDQNRSNPFRNFYPNSQNRIENNNEKRVFHMETVCDFCGRKNHTIIDRKFPRSTLNRIKTNLGQPHWKHQVPRKPDPIQDSELLTINKKINLPSIEIGIGVGRNKTTRLLVDTGSEVSLLKKAALGYKTFINTKKKLTINTPCGSDRTLGECIGKIEIPTLPKCEFQVIEDDLAIPGDGILGYNFLGKYCNVDGPNKLLTFSQIHESITGTHVGEVFSIPLLESDVTTENGLPISHNGSCFTRNHSHVYNSNETQQQTQTSHNQKVRGKGSNTLNLEKKLLEEKCSLRRNIATGIDKDSESLLTNNLGSLSTTTSLQSRKSQYPPRKVEQKDDGQKVSATGEEVKLQKVSLRRGSGKQKKLSLRKRNIRTKTPSCTPNNGISSKIEEEIRKMMNINISENKHVKNNKKSHRNQKKIGTAHTDHNLDRKINTLQTAEKETINGFHQQTNKIIKQVEDENLAQLIQPQRLGKTNLQEIYNLIITLSYTILHTLILISTPIQTKVITLLYIVVNRLILVNTFLQTRIGKQNLPRENGDTYKENISLTLKKEIRIPPRSKKIIELPIQNEEAMICLGKEIEDGVFLGNCLVKHNKNSILVPIINTKQHKIKIHNIDLELVPLKNYNIINLDRNFTDTNHVSCYYTKTSTINEQKRIIELKQSLNKEKTLNNEEKKAILDLCAQYNDIFHLPGDRLTHTNTMTHEIPIKQDQAPINTKMYRLPEKQRGIINEQLAEMLENDIVQPSKSPWNSPLLVVPKKAGPDGEARWRVVVDFRKLNDCTIGDAFPLPRIEDILDQLGHARYFTTLDLASGYHQVLVHPEDREKTAFSTAYGHYEFKRMPFGLKGAPATFQRLMNYILTGLQGLECFVYLDDIVVYGKNIEDHNTKLRLIFDRLREHNLKLNVEKCQFLRREVVYLGHKCSAEGAQPDPSKTSCVQNFPVPRTVRQTQSFLGLANYYRKFIPGFSKIARPLSNLTRKDVKFKWTDKCQEAFQKLKDLLVSPPLLIYPDFEKDFILTTDASDEAIGAILSQGEVGKDKPIAYASRSLDKTERKYSTIEKEMLAIVWATKNFRCYLLGRKFVVYTDHQPLTGIFRVRDPTSRLIRLHHKLLEYSECTLKYKAGKTNINADALSRIPTNTSDNKDTIDEKTCLAVTRAQKALQKTNAEDKNKDGSNFDTNIDDNDNSHNEKQITQPIETNKNKDIKNTREKIDNHEEKITILRDYHDSPFGGHQGVINTYNRIRKKYVWPNMFKDISRYIKRCPKCQKMKVSPVAKMPMVITDTCQVPFDKVYLDIVGPLQDSHLGNKYILTFQDNLTKFVDFYAIPNQEAETIAHIFYEQIITRYRIPKRLVTDQGTNFLSKLFKQVCKLLKIEKLQTTAYHPQSNGALERAHRPLVEYLRTICDENPRSWDQYLRTAAFVYNNSVHEGTKFTPMDCLFGFTADIPSNLKRDPEQVYDNENYYFILRHKLQKTYTIARRNLINSKKNSKIYYDQGIKIKTYHIGDKEVGLSCLELNWPPVCQKAGQ, encoded by the exons atgtcgttaggctttgaaaaacttctcAAGCTATCACACGGCGTTCCTGAATTTTCGGGAGGGAATGACCCAAGGATAGCAcaaaagttacaaattttttggacATGCTTACGTCCTATTCAAAATCACATACCTAAAATAGATGAAAAACTATTCATAGAAATACTGACTACTCGATTACGAGAGGATGCTCTTGACCTTATATCAACTTCAAAGCCCTCTACATTTAAAGAGTTTGAAGAAATCCTAAACAGAGCATATTTACCAATTGAAGATTATAATGATCTGGTAAATAATTTAATCACCAGTCGCCAAAGTCCATTCGAGACTTTGAATACTTTTGTAAGTAGGCTTCGACATTCGTTAATACAATGTCGTGAGGCAGCGGACATTAAGTATGGTGATCAATCTGATGTTGTAAAAAACCAATTAGAAGATTTTGCTAAATCAGCCCTTGCTTCCGGGATCTCAAACAAACAATTAGGCCAATATCTGTTTACTTTAAGAAATCAATCTTTAGAAGAACTAATAAGAACCGCTTTTAGCATGGAAAAACACATGCAGAGAATGGAAACAATACCACTCTTACATACATCGTGCAACCACACTCAAGCGGCCGCGCCTAGTTGCAATGATCTAAATACTTTATTACAAGcgaaagaaaatataatatgtaGCTTCTGCAGCATAAAAGGTCACACAAACAGTGAATGCCTTGAACGACAAAACACTCCAATTTGTCAACTATGCAAAAATTACGGACATGAAGCAGAAACTTGCAGAAAAAGCTTCAACAACAGCAATCAGAACTACAACACGAGTAATCAACAAAATAACTATCACAATAATCAGAGAACTCAAGATCAAAATAGATCAAAcccttttagaaatttttatccAAACTCTCAAAACCGAATAGAAAATAACAATGAAAAACGAGTATTCCATATGGAAACCGTTTGTGATTTTTGTGGAAGAAAAAATCACACAATCA TCGACCGAAAGTTTCCCCGTTCGACTTTAAATAGAATTAAGACAAATTTAGGGCAACCCCATTGGAAACACCAAGTTCCAAGGAAACCTGATCCTATACAGGACTCAGAAttattaacaataaataaaaagataaatttacCTTCAATAGAAATAGGAATAGGAGTCGGTAGAAACAAAACAACACGGTTATTGGTAGACACCGGCTCAGAGGTTAGTCTCCTTAAAAAAGCAGCATTAGGATATAAAACGTTCATAAACACTAAAAAGAAGTTAACCATTAACACACCTTGTGGTTCTGATCGAACATTAGGAGAATGTAtaggaaaaattgaaataccaaCACTACCCAAATGTGAATTTCAAGTTATAGAAGATGACCTAGCCATCCCAGGTGATGGAATTCTAGGGtataattttttgggaaaatactGTAATGTAGATGGCCCAAACAAATTATTAACATTTTCACAAATACACGAAAGTATCACGGGAACACACGTTGGTGAAGTATTCAGTATCCCACTGCTAGAATCCGATGTAACTACAGAGAATGGGTTGCCCATTTCGCACAATGGAAGTTGTTTCACGAGAAATCACTCGCACGTGTATAACTCAAACGAAACACAGCAACAAACCCAAACAAGCCACAATCAAAAGGTGAGGGGAAAAGGTTCAAACACACTTAATTTggagaaaaaattacttgaagaaaaatgtagtttgCGGCGCAACATTGCGACCGGCATAGACAAAGATTCTGAAAGTTTATTGACCAACAATTTAGGTTCCTTAAGCACAACCACTAGTTTGCAATCACGAAAGTCTCAATATCCGCCTCGCAAAGTGGAACAAAAAGACGATGGGCAAAAAGTTAGTGCAACTGGAGAAGAAGTAAAACTGCAGAAAGTATCATTGCGACGTGGCTCTGGTAAGCAGAAAAAACTATCTCTCAGAAAAAGGAATATCAGAACTAAAACACCTTCGTGTACCCCAAATAAtggtatttcttcaaaaatagaagaagaaattagaaaaatgatgaatataaatatttctgaaaataaacatgtaaaaaataataagaaaagtcATAGAAACCAGAAGAAAATAGGTACTGCACACACAGACCACAATTTAGATAGAAAAATTAATACACTGCAAACAGCggaaaaagaaacaataaatgGTTTTCaccaacaaacaaataaaattataaaacaagtAGAAGATGAAAATTTAGCTCAATTAATACAACCTCAAAGGTTaggaaaaacaaatttacaagaaatatataatttaataataacatTATCATATACAATTTTACATACACTTATATTAATAAGCACACCTATCCAGACAAAGGTTATAACATTATTATATATCGTAGTAAATAGACTAATATTAGTAAACACATTTCTTCAGACTAGAATAGGTAAACAGAATTTACCACGTGAAAATGGCGACAcatataaagaaaatattagttTAACTTTGAAAAAGGAAATAAGAATTCCTCCACGATCAAAAAAGATAATAGAATTACCAATACAAAATGAAGAAGCAATGATTTGTTTAGGAAAAGAAATAGAAGATGGAGTATTTTTAGGAAATTGTTTAgttaaacataacaaaaatagtatattagttccaataataaatacaaaacaacataaaattaaaatacataatattgatttagagttagttcctttaaaaaattataatataataaatcttGATAGGAATTTTACAGATACAAACCACGTATCATGTTATTACACAAAAACGTCAACaattaatgaacaaaaaagaataatagAACTTAAACAgagtttaaataaagaaaaaactttaaataatgaagaaaaaaaggccATATTAGATCTTTGTGCACAGTACAATGACATATTCCATTTACCAGGAGACAGATTGACTCACACAAATACAATGACACATGAAATACCAATAAAACAAGATCAGGCcccaataaatacaaaaatgtatagactACCTGAAAAACAAAGAGGTATTATAAATGAACAACTTGCTGAAATGTTGGAAAACGATATAGTTCAACCAAGCAAAAGTCCTTGGAACTCACCACTTTTAGTAGTACCTAAAAAGGCGGGTCCAGACGGTGAAGCACGATGGAGAGTTGTTGTCGACTTTAGGAAACTTAACGATTGTACAATAGGGGACGCTTTCCCACTACCGCGAATAGAGGACATACTTGACCAACTAGGACATGCTAGATATTTCACTACACTGGATCTTGCAAGTGGTTATCACCAAGTACTTGTCCATCCAGAAGATAGGGAAAAAACTGCTTTCAGTACAGCGTATGGACACTATGAATTCAAACGAATGCCATTTGGACTCAAAGGAGCTCCGGCAACTTTTCAACGACTCATGAACTATATACTAACTGGACTACAAGGTTTAGAATGTTTTGTATACCTGGACGACATAGTCGTTTATGGCAAAAATATAGAAGatcacaatacaaaattgagacTAATTTTTGACAGGTTGCGGGAACacaatttaaaacttaatgtagaaaaatgtcaattccTCCGTCGAGAAGTTGTATATTTGGGACATAAGTGTTCCGCAGAAGGGGCACAACCCGACCCCAGCAAAACAagttgtgtacaaaatttcccgGTACCCCGAACCGTTAGACAAACACAATCTTTCCTTGGTTTAGCCAACTACTACAGAAAATTCATTccaggtttttcaaaaatagcacGACCACTTTCTAACTTAACGCGAAAAGATGTAAAATTTAAGTGGACAGACAAATGTCAGGAAGCCTTCCAAAAACTTAAAGACTTATTAGTATCACCCCCTCTCCTAATTTATCccgattttgaaaaagattttattcTAACTACTGATGCTAGCGATGAAGCCATTGGAGCAATACTCTCACAAGGAGAAGTAGGGAAAGATAAGCCTATTGCATATGCTAGCCGAAGTTTAGACAAGACAGAACGAAAGTATTCAACTATAGAAAAGGAAATGCTTGCTATAGTTTGGGCAACGAAAAATTTTAGATGTTACCTGTTAGGTAGAAAATTCGTTGTGTATACAGACCATCAACCACTGACCGGTATTTTTAGGGTAAGGGACCCCACATCTAGACTTATTAGATTACACCACAAATTATTAGAATATAGTGAAtgtactttaaaatataaagcaGGAAAAACTAACATTAATGCTGACGCACTTAGTAGAATACCAACAAATACGTCTGACAATAAAGACACAATAGACGAGAAAACTTGTTTGGCAGTCACAAGAGCTCAGAAagctttacaaaaaacaaatgcaGAAGATAAAAACAAGGACGGATCTAACTTTGATACTAACATAGATGACAATGACAATTCTCACAATGAGAAACAAATTACTCAACCAATCGAaactaacaaaaataaagacaTCAAAAATACCAGAGAAAAAATAGACAATCAcgaagaaaaaattacaatacttAGAGATTATCACGATTCCCCATTTGGCGGACATCAAGGCGTTATTAATACATATAATAGAATACGAAAGAAGTACGTTTGGCCAAATATGTTCAAAGACATTTCAAGATACATTAAACGATGTCCAAAGTGCCAAAAAATGAAAGTGAGCCCAGTGGCAAAAATGCCAATGGTAATAACGGATACTTGTCAAGTACCATTCGATAAGGTTTATTTAGACATAGTAGGACCCCTTCAAGATTCACATTTAGGAAATAAGTATATATTAACTTTTCAAGACAACCTAACTAAATTCGTAGATTTTTATGCAATACCCAATCAAGAGGCAGAAACAATTGCCCatatattttatgaacaaattatAACTAGATATAGGATACCAAAAAGATTAGTAACAGATCAAGgaactaattttttaagtaaattatttaaacaagtATGTAAACTGTTAAAGATAGAAAAACTACAAACAACAGCTTACCACCCTCAATCAAATGGTGCACTCGAAAGAGCTCATAGGCCTCTTGTAGAATATTTAAGAACAATTTGTGATGAAAATCCAAGATCTTGGGACCAGTACCTAAGAACAGCAGCTTTTGTGTACAATAATAGTGTTCACGAAGGAACGAAATTTACTCCTATGGACTGTCTCTTTGGGTTTACCGCTGATATACCATCAAATCTAAAGCGAGACCCAGAACAAGTTTATGACAATGAAAATTATTACTTCATTCTAAGACATAAACTCCAAAAAACATACACAATTGCACGAAGAAACCTGATCAATAGTAAAAAGaactcaaaaatttattatgatcagggcataaaaattaaaacataccaTATTGGAGACAAG GAAGTGGGCCTTAGTTGCCTCGAACTTAACTGGCCACCAGTGTGCCAAAAAGCTGGACAGTAG